In Candidatus Eisenbacteria bacterium, a single window of DNA contains:
- a CDS encoding Mov34/MPN/PAD-1 family protein → MKRIFEGWRHPNCSDAEPARCDWSGAADPCRLTISVYDQAMATVGRRPAESGVLLGGYLGEGVVRHVFDDARGTCTNVTYSPDHESLNRVLKEWWNPAGIRFLGCVHSHPGRLAEPSAGDRRYAEAILTANPELPRLLLPIMVLEPFAQLFGFAAYRAPGGVRIESLDVVLQPEVLIWPQGLCRAAVSGLTAGAGTTVGGSHA, encoded by the coding sequence ATGAAACGCATCTTCGAAGGGTGGCGGCACCCGAACTGCTCGGACGCCGAGCCAGCGCGCTGTGATTGGAGCGGTGCGGCCGATCCGTGCCGCCTGACGATTAGCGTCTATGACCAGGCGATGGCGACTGTGGGTCGTCGACCGGCCGAGTCCGGTGTGCTGCTTGGTGGCTACCTGGGTGAGGGAGTCGTGCGCCATGTCTTTGACGACGCACGCGGCACGTGCACCAATGTCACATACTCGCCCGACCACGAGTCGCTCAACCGGGTGCTCAAGGAGTGGTGGAACCCCGCCGGCATCCGGTTCCTGGGGTGCGTGCACTCTCACCCCGGACGGCTGGCGGAGCCGTCCGCGGGCGACCGCCGGTACGCCGAAGCGATCCTCACGGCGAATCCCGAATTGCCGCGTCTGCTCCTGCCGATCATGGTTCTCGAACCCTTCGCGCAGCTCTTCGGGTTCGCTGCCTATCGCGCGCCAGGCGGGGTGCGGATCGAGAGCCTCGATGTGGTGCTTCAGCCCGAGGTTCTCATTTGGCCGCAGGGGCTGTGCCGCGCTGCCGTCAGCGGCCTGACCGCCGGCGCGGGCACGACGGTAGGGGGGAGTCATGCGTGA
- a CDS encoding ThiF family adenylyltransferase encodes MRETFTRVTGAYDLLTLAYSRVIAVGLGGGAGMVEDLARTGVGHFVLIDPDRIEESNLATQQTYRRDVGRPKVEALAGRLRDLNPAAEVLRYPCRLDEIDDREFERFAFKQSSAHWPYTRPLILGMTDSFAAQARVNRLSLQFDIASLCAQVYAEGRGAEVTFTCPGTTPACHRCILQSRYEAYLVRGFKNDVTSDGAPIFATTALNALKGFIALALLHHHSHHPRWGGLVARIGNRNLIQLRLDPDLTLGVFQRVLAGDPQRVLFFDSVWLPQDPVPGCPDCGGTGDLRQARGRLDDTRQMLPAAEGPEVA; translated from the coding sequence ATGCGTGAGACCTTCACTCGGGTGACTGGCGCCTATGATCTCCTCACACTCGCCTATTCGCGAGTCATCGCCGTCGGCCTGGGCGGGGGCGCGGGCATGGTTGAGGATCTGGCACGGACCGGCGTCGGGCACTTCGTGCTTATTGATCCGGACCGGATTGAGGAGTCCAACTTGGCCACCCAGCAGACGTACCGTCGCGACGTGGGACGGCCCAAAGTGGAGGCCTTGGCCGGCCGGCTCCGTGACCTCAACCCCGCCGCCGAAGTGCTCCGCTATCCGTGTCGGCTGGATGAGATCGACGACCGGGAGTTCGAGCGGTTCGCCTTCAAGCAGTCTAGCGCCCACTGGCCATACACCCGTCCACTCATTCTGGGGATGACGGATTCGTTTGCCGCCCAGGCCCGGGTCAACCGGCTCAGCCTGCAGTTTGACATCGCGAGTCTATGCGCGCAGGTGTACGCCGAGGGCCGAGGCGCGGAGGTGACCTTCACGTGCCCGGGTACGACCCCGGCCTGCCACCGCTGCATCCTCCAGAGCCGCTATGAGGCGTACCTGGTCCGCGGCTTCAAGAACGACGTCACTTCAGATGGCGCACCGATCTTCGCGACGACGGCGCTGAACGCGCTCAAGGGATTCATTGCCCTGGCCCTCCTGCACCACCACTCGCACCACCCCCGGTGGGGCGGGCTGGTGGCGCGCATCGGCAACCGCAACCTGATCCAGCTTCGCCTCGATCCCGATCTGACGCTCGGCGTGTTCCAACGTGTCCTGGCCGGTGACCCACAACGCGTCCTCTTCTTCGACAGCGTCTGGTTGCCCCAGGATCCCGTGCCAGGTTGCCCAGACTGCGGCGGCACCGGTGATCTCCGGCAGGCTCGGGGGCGCCTTGACGACACGCGGCAGATGCTGCCGGCGGCGGAAGGGCCGGAGGTGGCCTGA
- a CDS encoding type IV secretion system DNA-binding domain-containing protein — MEALGHLLRRMLAPGDRAQARRMQTELAWRDVQREERQRHAFLDALRCDERSDRVLLGRAQRPCGAWQWCGLEAERLLAGHVLMNGATGGGKTRLLAAVLLQLLLKHTPQVVVDLKSELTQIYCEYLLPAIATRPEGQDLAARVRIIQPFDPDRVPMLRLTAPELGVPRDIQALTLANALNEASGTDMGVRMHSIYLRPAALAIERNLPLTVLEEWFRDPRRFARDARTSEDSDVRRYAQNDFPRENQASVDALRARLSLIFHLSCVRDALQAPWCISLSEALEDGVTILDFGSPPSGAEDAVPLLGGPLLGRLCRAILSRPVTRDTKQMLIVFEEFPELLRRHQAQQFSRMLSLARFKRVTLWFCHQELRQVAAVDPVLLHAMRTNTATELAFRSSIEDARLLAQGIVARSGSESLAAAQARFVEEAATLGRREYFLWLKESPFGPQRLRSPRFDLEPLTQAAAGLPDEVRQALRQGTESMPRGDCPDRLAPAGSDAVQLFPGTRPRRRSPRLG, encoded by the coding sequence GTGGAAGCGCTCGGTCACCTCCTCCGGCGGATGCTCGCCCCGGGCGATCGGGCCCAGGCGCGGCGGATGCAGACCGAGCTAGCGTGGCGCGATGTGCAGCGCGAGGAGCGGCAACGCCACGCCTTCCTCGACGCCCTCCGCTGCGATGAGCGGAGCGACCGCGTCCTCCTCGGGCGCGCGCAGCGCCCCTGCGGGGCATGGCAATGGTGCGGCCTGGAGGCGGAACGCCTGCTTGCGGGGCACGTCCTGATGAATGGCGCGACGGGCGGCGGCAAAACCCGGCTGCTGGCTGCCGTCCTGTTGCAGCTCCTTCTGAAGCATACACCCCAGGTGGTCGTTGATCTCAAGTCCGAATTGACGCAGATCTACTGCGAGTATCTGCTGCCAGCGATCGCAACCAGACCCGAAGGTCAAGACCTTGCCGCCCGGGTGCGGATCATCCAGCCGTTCGACCCGGACCGCGTCCCCATGCTCCGGCTGACGGCGCCGGAACTCGGTGTGCCTCGGGACATCCAGGCGCTGACGCTGGCCAATGCCCTGAATGAGGCGTCGGGTACGGACATGGGCGTCCGGATGCACTCGATCTACCTCCGGCCGGCGGCCCTCGCCATCGAGCGGAACCTCCCCCTGACCGTCCTCGAGGAGTGGTTCCGCGATCCTCGCCGCTTCGCCCGGGATGCGCGCACTTCGGAAGACTCCGACGTGCGGCGCTACGCGCAGAACGACTTCCCCCGAGAGAACCAGGCCTCGGTCGATGCCCTGCGTGCTCGTTTGTCTCTGATCTTCCATCTCTCCTGTGTTCGCGATGCGCTCCAGGCACCCTGGTGCATCTCCCTGAGTGAGGCTCTCGAAGACGGTGTGACGATTCTAGACTTTGGGTCGCCGCCCTCGGGAGCCGAGGACGCGGTGCCACTGCTCGGCGGCCCGCTCCTCGGGAGGCTCTGCCGGGCTATCCTCTCGCGCCCCGTCACGCGGGACACAAAGCAAATGCTCATCGTGTTCGAGGAATTCCCGGAGCTGCTGCGCCGGCACCAGGCCCAGCAGTTCTCGCGCATGCTCAGCCTCGCTCGGTTCAAGCGCGTGACGCTCTGGTTCTGTCATCAGGAGCTGCGGCAAGTGGCGGCGGTCGATCCAGTGCTCCTGCATGCTATGCGGACGAATACGGCAACCGAATTGGCCTTCCGCTCTTCGATCGAGGACGCGCGCCTCCTGGCGCAGGGCATCGTGGCTCGCAGTGGCAGCGAGAGCTTGGCGGCAGCTCAAGCGCGGTTCGTGGAAGAGGCCGCCACCCTCGGCCGCCGGGAGTACTTCCTCTGGCTGAAGGAGAGCCCCTTCGGGCCACAGCGCCTCCGTAGTCCACGCTTCGATCTGGAACCGCTGACCCAGGCTGCAGCCGGGCTGCCGGACGAGGTGCGGCAAGCCCTTCGCCAGGGTACGGAATCGATGCCGCGCGGTGACTGCCCTGATCGTTTGGCTCCGGCAGGGTCCGATGCAGTCCAGCTTTTCCCGGGGACGCGACCCCGGCGGCGATCCCCGAGGCTTGGGTGA
- a CDS encoding replication-relaxation family protein: MDALHDLWPAGPQFLVLETVMTRQRRDHRRPVAPLRLTARDEELLLGLNRLRLARTRDLARLGFPGVRLDTAAARLRRLFDAGYLEVVAPDRTAENRYALGPAGRRYVADQGEEVGRRPRGGLEHHLAIVRTWASIATELPAGVELRLARPDWELRADLGDLGLTVVPDLFVVLAAGSRELAVAIEVDLGTEPLCVLWAKVRAYGELCGVEGLFGWREFALAVAVGLPSRGDTVRSHLDARWRGTGAVWLLGEGPGTALRSLSESLTPPLTMSPHSKGPRSGLTSSGGGSEPDGQVGALGND; this comes from the coding sequence TTGGACGCCCTGCACGACCTGTGGCCTGCCGGTCCGCAATTCCTTGTTCTGGAGACGGTGATGACGCGGCAGCGACGAGACCATCGGCGCCCCGTGGCGCCGCTGAGGCTGACGGCGCGCGACGAGGAGTTGCTCCTCGGCCTCAACCGTCTTCGCCTGGCCCGGACGCGGGACCTCGCGCGGCTGGGCTTCCCAGGCGTTCGGTTGGATACCGCGGCCGCGCGTCTGCGGCGGCTCTTCGATGCAGGGTACCTTGAAGTCGTCGCCCCGGACCGGACGGCAGAGAACCGCTACGCCTTGGGTCCGGCTGGCCGCAGGTATGTCGCCGACCAGGGGGAGGAGGTCGGCCGCCGGCCGCGGGGCGGCCTCGAGCACCATCTGGCCATCGTGCGCACCTGGGCCTCGATCGCCACCGAACTGCCGGCTGGCGTCGAACTCCGGTTGGCGCGGCCCGATTGGGAGCTGCGCGCCGATCTGGGCGACCTCGGCCTGACGGTCGTACCCGATCTGTTCGTGGTCTTGGCCGCTGGGAGCCGGGAACTCGCGGTGGCGATCGAGGTCGATCTCGGGACCGAGCCGCTCTGCGTGCTCTGGGCGAAGGTGCGGGCCTATGGGGAGCTGTGTGGCGTCGAGGGCCTCTTCGGCTGGCGGGAGTTCGCCCTGGCGGTGGCTGTCGGATTGCCCAGCCGAGGGGACACCGTTCGGAGTCACCTCGACGCCAGATGGCGCGGCACAGGTGCTGTGTGGCTGCTGGGGGAGGGGCCGGGAACCGCGCTCCGGTCCCTGAGTGAATCGCTGACGCCTCCCCTTACTATGTCCCCTCACAGTAAGGGGCCCCGATCAGGGCTAACTTCAAGTGGCGGTGGGAGTGAGCCGGATGGTCAGGTGGGGGCTTTAGGGAATGACTGA
- a CDS encoding helix-turn-helix domain-containing protein, translated as MTEHDRAARAARAAERHATPPGPPQRLLTIPEIADLLQLSGRTIRRLVASRRLPCVRLGRQLRFDPADVVRFVTARKE; from the coding sequence ATGACTGAACACGATCGCGCAGCGAGGGCGGCCCGGGCGGCGGAGCGGCACGCGACGCCGCCCGGGCCGCCCCAGCGGCTCCTCACTATCCCAGAGATCGCTGACCTCCTACAGCTCTCCGGCCGGACCATTCGCCGGTTGGTGGCCAGTCGCCGCCTACCTTGCGTCCGCCTCGGGCGCCAGCTACGCTTTGATCCGGCGGACGTGGTTCGGTTCGTGACGGCACGAAAGGAGTAG
- a CDS encoding site-specific integrase, whose amino-acid sequence MPKLPKHMVRRGRAFYYAQVRNGQRVRISLGTDYTEACRRLRSLKSGGMVSSGQFAEAVEQWLRVYIPAARTPTGQQLARQRMRDYVLPHLGHVLLHKLTGDDLRTLRLKLGRTSLAVQSVKHVLSDVRCFLNWCEDAGLIDHAPVPRKLLPRIQEQPPDRLTDEEVAAVLAAPEPYGFIVRLGLRTGLRWGELTRLQASDVQHGWLVIHQTKSGRVRRVPLAPALQVELRFRAGRILPLRDSGGFARYVRKSSGVARFHAHQLRHTFACRWLEAGGSLAALQEILGHSSIVTTQRYGRLGEAHVKAEADRILGREATEEATPPLRSHR is encoded by the coding sequence GTGCCGAAGCTGCCGAAGCACATGGTCAGGCGGGGTCGGGCCTTCTATTACGCTCAGGTGCGGAACGGACAGCGCGTCCGGATCTCCCTAGGCACGGACTACACGGAAGCCTGCCGACGCCTGCGTTCTTTGAAATCTGGGGGTATGGTTTCCTCGGGTCAGTTCGCCGAAGCCGTCGAGCAGTGGCTGCGGGTCTACATCCCCGCGGCCCGGACGCCGACGGGTCAGCAGCTCGCCCGGCAGCGGATGCGGGACTACGTGCTGCCGCACCTCGGGCACGTGCTCCTGCACAAGCTGACCGGCGACGATCTGCGGACCCTGCGGCTGAAGCTCGGGCGGACCAGTCTCGCGGTCCAAAGCGTCAAGCACGTCCTCTCGGACGTGCGGTGCTTCCTGAACTGGTGCGAGGACGCAGGTCTCATCGACCACGCGCCGGTGCCGCGGAAGCTCCTGCCGAGGATCCAGGAGCAGCCGCCTGATCGGCTGACGGACGAGGAAGTCGCGGCGGTGCTGGCGGCGCCGGAGCCGTACGGATTCATCGTACGCTTGGGGCTCCGGACCGGTCTCCGGTGGGGCGAGTTGACTAGGCTGCAGGCGTCGGACGTGCAGCACGGCTGGCTGGTGATCCATCAGACCAAGAGCGGTAGAGTGCGGCGCGTTCCCCTGGCGCCGGCCCTGCAGGTCGAGTTGCGATTTCGGGCAGGGCGGATCCTACCCCTCCGGGATTCGGGCGGCTTCGCGCGCTACGTTCGGAAGTCCTCGGGCGTCGCGCGGTTCCACGCGCACCAGCTCCGGCACACCTTCGCCTGTCGCTGGCTCGAAGCCGGCGGCTCCCTGGCCGCCCTCCAGGAGATCCTGGGCCATTCGTCGATCGTCACGACACAGCGGTACGGACGGCTCGGCGAAGCGCACGTGAAGGCGGAGGCGGACCGGATTTTGGGACGAGAGGCCACAGAAGAAGCCACACCCCCCTTGCGCTCACACCGATAA
- the dnaX gene encoding DNA polymerase III subunit gamma/tau, whose product MNHVSLALKYRPMRFGDLVGQEHVTGPLAQAVLVGRIAPAYLFSGSRGSGKTTTARILAKALNCTHRQGAEPCNECPSCVAITNGSSLDVIEIDGASNRGIDDIRDIRERVRYAPTGGGKKVYIVDEVHMLTDQAFNAFLKTLEEPPPHVVFVFATTDPDDLLETVRSRCQRYDFQRIGVKQAFERLKWIAGREKLDTEEAALHFLARRSEGSLRDALVLLDQAVNSGEKRITEAGLCSLMGHADTEFFFRLTDAVLARDAQAALKLLAEALSRRTRETLVFAGLCEHFRALMLARVSPSLDGLLEGTPEMLARYLEAAQRFPEEDLVQCLDLCLDGASRLERSPHPRFQLELLVVTLARLDSVKSLEQILARLESGGPMPAPRGAGSAPPAASPRGAAAPGGAGVSAASPGAGSAAPLPRPAAPSLAGAVSAGAPLPPSAAAAARRAAGVPAGVAGRLPRGELDARAGARGRIPPHAGRDPGGGPAAGL is encoded by the coding sequence ATGAACCACGTTTCGCTGGCGCTCAAGTACCGCCCCATGCGTTTCGGCGACCTGGTGGGCCAGGAGCATGTCACCGGGCCGCTGGCGCAGGCGGTCCTCGTCGGGCGCATCGCGCCCGCCTACCTCTTCTCCGGCTCCCGCGGCTCCGGCAAGACCACCACCGCGCGCATCCTCGCCAAGGCCCTCAACTGCACCCACCGGCAGGGTGCCGAACCCTGCAACGAATGCCCCTCGTGCGTGGCCATCACCAACGGTTCCAGCCTGGATGTGATCGAGATTGACGGCGCCAGCAACCGCGGCATCGACGACATCCGCGACATCCGCGAGCGCGTGCGTTACGCGCCCACCGGGGGCGGCAAGAAGGTCTACATCGTGGACGAGGTCCACATGCTCACCGACCAGGCCTTCAACGCGTTCCTGAAGACTCTCGAGGAGCCGCCGCCGCACGTGGTGTTCGTGTTCGCCACCACCGATCCGGACGACCTGCTGGAGACGGTGCGCTCGCGCTGTCAGCGCTACGATTTCCAGCGCATCGGCGTGAAGCAGGCCTTCGAACGGCTGAAGTGGATCGCGGGGCGCGAGAAGCTGGACACGGAGGAGGCGGCGCTGCACTTCCTGGCGCGCCGCTCCGAGGGCAGCCTGCGCGACGCGCTGGTGCTGCTGGACCAGGCCGTGAACTCGGGGGAGAAGCGCATCACCGAGGCGGGCCTGTGCTCGCTGATGGGCCACGCCGACACCGAGTTCTTCTTCCGGCTCACCGACGCGGTGCTGGCGCGCGACGCCCAGGCCGCGCTGAAGCTGCTGGCGGAGGCCCTGTCCCGGCGCACGCGCGAGACGCTGGTGTTCGCCGGGCTGTGCGAGCACTTCCGCGCCCTGATGCTGGCGCGCGTCAGCCCCTCGCTGGACGGACTGCTGGAAGGCACCCCCGAGATGCTGGCGCGCTACCTCGAGGCGGCGCAGCGATTCCCGGAGGAGGACCTGGTGCAGTGCCTGGACCTGTGCCTTGACGGGGCCTCGCGCCTCGAGCGCAGCCCGCACCCGCGCTTCCAGCTGGAGTTGCTGGTGGTCACGCTGGCGCGCCTCGATTCGGTGAAGAGCCTGGAGCAGATCCTGGCCCGCCTGGAATCGGGCGGACCGATGCCCGCGCCGCGGGGCGCGGGGTCGGCCCCCCCCGCGGCGTCTCCGCGGGGCGCCGCTGCCCCCGGGGGTGCCGGGGTCTCCGCGGCCTCGCCGGGTGCCGGGTCTGCCGCCCCTCTGCCTCGCCCCGCCGCGCCCTCGCTGGCCGGGGCCGTTTCCGCCGGCGCGCCGCTGCCGCCCTCGGCCGCGGCGGCCGCGCGCCGGGCCGCGGGCGTGCCCGCTGGCGTCGCTGGCCGCCTTCCCCGAGGAGAGCTGGACGCGCGTGCTGGCGCACGTGGGCGAATCCCGCCGCACGCTGGGCGCGATCCTGGAGGTGGCCCAGCCGCTGGGCTGTGA
- a CDS encoding YbaB/EbfC family nucleoid-associated protein codes for MKNMGMLMKQAQQMQAKMAAFQDSLGDLHMEGSAGGGKVTVVVNGKHELVSVKFDPEVVAANDTELLEDLVTAAFHEAQAKVEEYLKVEMTKLTGGVPLPF; via the coding sequence TTGAAGAACATGGGAATGCTGATGAAACAGGCCCAGCAGATGCAGGCCAAGATGGCCGCGTTCCAGGACTCGCTGGGCGACCTGCACATGGAAGGCTCCGCCGGCGGCGGCAAGGTGACGGTGGTGGTCAACGGCAAGCACGAGCTGGTGTCGGTGAAGTTCGACCCGGAAGTGGTGGCCGCCAACGACACCGAGCTGCTCGAGGACCTGGTCACCGCGGCCTTCCACGAGGCGCAGGCCAAGGTGGAGGAGTACCTGAAGGTGGAAATGACCAAGCTCACCGGCGGCGTGCCGCTCCCGTTCTGA
- the recR gene encoding recombination protein RecR, with protein sequence MEFSSRHLEQLVDEFARLPSVGRKTAQRLAFFILESPPEEALRLAHAIEAVKSQVGHCRRCGNIADGELCLLCTDGRRETALVCVVEQPSDVLAFEKTGRYRGMYHVLHGSLSPLDRRGPDELNFATLVDRVKEGGVREVILATNPNVNGEATASYIAEQLRPLGVQVSRIAVGVPMGSDIEYSDMSTLGRALDGRHPVE encoded by the coding sequence ATGGAATTCAGCTCCAGGCATCTCGAGCAGCTGGTGGACGAGTTCGCGCGCCTGCCCAGCGTGGGGCGCAAGACCGCCCAGCGCCTGGCGTTCTTCATCCTGGAATCGCCTCCCGAGGAGGCGCTGCGCCTGGCGCACGCCATCGAGGCAGTGAAGAGCCAGGTGGGCCACTGCCGCCGCTGCGGCAACATCGCCGACGGGGAGCTGTGCCTCCTGTGCACCGACGGGCGGCGCGAGACGGCGCTGGTGTGCGTGGTGGAGCAGCCCTCGGACGTGCTGGCCTTCGAGAAGACCGGGCGCTACCGCGGCATGTACCATGTGCTGCACGGCTCGCTGTCCCCGCTGGACCGCCGCGGCCCCGACGAGCTCAACTTCGCGACGCTGGTGGATCGGGTGAAAGAGGGCGGGGTGCGCGAGGTGATCCTGGCCACCAATCCCAACGTGAACGGGGAGGCCACGGCCAGCTACATCGCCGAGCAGTTGCGGCCTCTCGGGGTGCAGGTGAGCCGCATCGCGGTGGGCGTGCCGATGGGCAGCGACATCGAATACTCGGACATGTCCACGCTGGGCCGGGCGCTGGACGGGCGACACCCGGTCGAGTAG
- a CDS encoding MBL fold metallo-hydrolase, giving the protein MEILFLGTSGATLTPRVGCGCRVCREARARGGRHVRSGPSLYLSPAAGDAGVLIDTPEEIHAALLRWGVERVDAVFFTHWHPDHTAGVRLFEHLNVDWRAAGGERAHRCTPVYLPRRVARDFEKHQGLMERLRYLEERGLLRVCEIEAGEAVEAAGLRFRAFPMANPELWTLEVSGDGRRAVLAVDDTRGYEPEEFLSGADVAVIETGWFEFDPAGARIQIPGHPKAQAEASFEESLRIAARLGAGRTYFTHIEEICQRTPEDYEALERTPALRAARGTFAWDGLRVTV; this is encoded by the coding sequence ATGGAGATCCTGTTCCTGGGCACCAGCGGCGCCACGCTCACCCCGCGCGTGGGGTGCGGCTGCCGCGTGTGCCGGGAGGCGCGCGCGAGGGGCGGGCGGCACGTGCGCTCCGGGCCCTCGCTCTACCTTTCGCCGGCGGCCGGCGACGCGGGCGTGCTCATTGACACGCCCGAGGAGATCCACGCCGCGCTGCTGCGCTGGGGCGTGGAGCGCGTGGACGCCGTGTTCTTCACCCACTGGCACCCCGACCACACCGCCGGCGTGCGGCTCTTCGAGCACCTGAACGTGGACTGGCGCGCGGCCGGGGGCGAGCGGGCGCACCGCTGCACCCCGGTGTACCTGCCACGCCGCGTGGCCCGCGACTTCGAGAAACACCAGGGCCTCATGGAGCGACTGCGGTACCTGGAAGAGCGCGGGCTGCTGCGGGTGTGCGAGATCGAGGCCGGCGAGGCGGTGGAGGCCGCCGGGCTCCGGTTCCGCGCGTTCCCCATGGCCAACCCGGAGCTGTGGACCCTCGAGGTGAGCGGGGACGGCCGGCGGGCGGTGCTGGCGGTGGACGACACCCGCGGCTACGAACCGGAGGAGTTCCTGTCCGGAGCGGACGTGGCGGTGATCGAGACGGGCTGGTTCGAGTTCGACCCGGCCGGTGCGCGCATCCAGATCCCCGGGCACCCCAAGGCCCAGGCCGAGGCCTCGTTCGAGGAGTCGCTGCGGATCGCCGCGCGGCTGGGCGCGGGCCGCACCTACTTCACGCACATCGAGGAGATCTGCCAGCGCACACCGGAGGACTACGAGGCGCTGGAGCGCACTCCCGCGCTGAGGGCGGCGCGCGGCACCTTCGCCTGGGACGGCCTGCGCGTCACGGTGTAG
- a CDS encoding glycosyltransferase family 39 protein, with protein MTLLLLMSAASLLLHALTNGGYNFFRDELYYIACGRHLAWGYVDHPPLVAVVAALAQAVFPGSLQGLRLFPALAGSATVLLTGLMAHDLGGGRFAQFLAALGAILAPVYLSNFTLFTMNAFDILAWTLVAWLLIRILGGGGRGLWLWLGLAAGAGLMNKISVGFLLAGLFVGMLATPARAHLRTRGPWLAALIAVLIFAPHLAWQAAHGWPTLEFMENARRLKNFPVSPLGYLQGQVFIMQPLTLPVWLAGLGSLLFGFCSRRHRALGLAYLLILALFILTRGKIYYLGPAYTFLLAAGAGAVERFAKARRLGWLRPVTTAAFLVGGVALAPFVLPVLPPARLEAYARALNVTGPPEERHRPPRLPQTFADMFGWEELAVRVARAYQALPPADRVRCVVFASNYGEAGALDFYGPKYGLPRAICGHNSYYLWGPGDESNGRGEVILVVGQSQADVEKTYREVTPVDSTNNEWCMPYEDHLPIFLGRGLKHRLRDIWPKCKEFI; from the coding sequence ATGACGCTCCTGCTGCTCATGTCGGCCGCCAGCCTGCTCCTGCACGCGCTCACCAACGGCGGCTACAACTTCTTCCGCGACGAGCTCTACTACATCGCGTGCGGGCGCCACCTGGCATGGGGCTACGTGGACCATCCCCCGCTGGTGGCCGTGGTGGCGGCGCTGGCGCAGGCGGTGTTTCCAGGATCGCTGCAGGGCCTGCGGCTCTTCCCCGCGCTGGCCGGCTCCGCCACGGTGCTGTTGACCGGGCTCATGGCCCACGACCTGGGCGGGGGCCGGTTCGCGCAGTTCCTGGCCGCGCTGGGGGCGATCCTGGCGCCGGTCTACCTGTCCAACTTCACGCTGTTCACCATGAACGCCTTCGACATCCTGGCCTGGACCCTGGTGGCCTGGCTGCTGATCCGGATCCTGGGCGGGGGCGGGCGGGGCCTGTGGCTGTGGTTGGGCCTGGCGGCCGGCGCGGGGCTGATGAACAAGATCTCGGTGGGCTTCCTGCTCGCGGGGCTCTTCGTGGGAATGCTGGCGACCCCGGCCCGGGCCCACCTGCGCACGCGCGGGCCGTGGCTGGCGGCGCTGATCGCCGTGCTGATCTTCGCCCCCCACCTGGCGTGGCAGGCCGCGCACGGCTGGCCGACGCTGGAGTTCATGGAAAACGCCCGGCGCCTCAAGAACTTCCCCGTCTCGCCCCTGGGCTACCTGCAGGGCCAGGTGTTCATCATGCAGCCGCTCACGCTGCCGGTGTGGCTGGCGGGGCTGGGCTCGCTGCTCTTCGGGTTCTGCTCGCGCCGGCACCGGGCCCTGGGGCTGGCGTATCTCCTCATCCTGGCGCTGTTCATCCTTACCCGCGGCAAGATCTACTACCTCGGCCCTGCTTACACCTTCCTGCTGGCCGCCGGGGCCGGGGCGGTGGAGCGGTTCGCGAAGGCGCGCCGGCTGGGGTGGCTGCGCCCGGTCACCACCGCGGCGTTCCTCGTGGGAGGCGTGGCGCTCGCGCCATTTGTCCTGCCGGTGCTGCCTCCCGCACGCCTGGAGGCCTACGCGCGCGCGCTCAATGTGACCGGCCCGCCCGAGGAACGGCACCGGCCGCCGCGGCTCCCGCAGACATTCGCGGATATGTTCGGCTGGGAGGAGCTGGCGGTCCGGGTGGCGCGGGCCTACCAGGCGCTGCCGCCGGCCGACCGCGTGCGCTGCGTGGTGTTCGCCTCCAACTACGGCGAAGCCGGCGCGCTGGACTTCTACGGGCCGAAGTACGGCCTGCCGCGGGCCATCTGCGGCCACAACAGCTACTACCTGTGGGGCCCGGGGGACGAGTCGAACGGCCGGGGCGAGGTGATCCTGGTGGTGGGGCAGTCGCAGGCGGACGTGGAGAAGACCTACCGGGAAGTCACCCCGGTGGACAGCACGAACAACGAGTGGTGCATGCCCTACGAGGACCATCTGCCGATCTTCCTGGGCCGCGGGCTCAAGCACCGGCTGCGCGACATCTGGCCCAAGTGCAAGGAATTCATCTGA